The segment GAGCAGGGACAAGATGTAGTAATACTTTTGGATAGTATAACTAGACTTGCAAGAGCGTACAATCTTACTATTAACCCAACAGGCAGGACTTTATCAGGGGGATTAGACCCTGGAGCTTTAATAATGCCAAAGAAATTCTTTGGAGCTGCTAGAAACATTGAAGAGGGTGGAAGTTTAACTATACTTGCTACAGCTCTTGTTGAAACGGGAAGCAGAATGGATGATATGATATTTGAAGAATTTAAAGGTACTGGAAATATGGAAGTTCATCTTGATAGAAAACTTCAAGAGAGAAGAATATTCCCAGCTATTGATATATATAAATCTGGCACTAGAAGAGAAGATCTGCTTTTAACAAAAGAGGAGTCTGAAGCAGCATTTAGCATAAGAAAGCTTATGTACAAAGATGGAAATGGAGACAAAATTACAGAAACTTTAATAAAGCATATGACAAAAACTAAAAATAATAAAGAATTTATAGATATGTTTAATAAAGCAAAATGGGAAAGATAATTAATTATCTTTCCCATTAATTTTACTTTTCAATTGTCATGTTGAATTTCTTTAAGAATTTATCAACTCTTCCACCAGCATCGATCATTTTTTGCTTACCAGTGAAGAACGGATGACATTTTGAACAAATTTCAACCTTTAATTCTTCTTTAACAGAACCAGTTGTAAAAGTATTACCACATGCGCATTTAACAACGGCATCGTGATGATAAGTTGGTTGTAAGTCTTTTTTCATTCTTTTCACCTCTCTTAACAACAACTACATAACGGCATTTTCAACTACTAGATTATATCATTTATTTATTTTTTAGTCAATAATATTTGACCTATGAATTAAGTACTTTCTTAATGATTTTTAATTATAACTAATTTTATCTCAAGGTTTATCCATAAATCTACTAATATAAAATAATAAATTATGTATATTAAAATATTTTTGCTTATATTACTCTTTTAAAATATAATATAAAGTATGTTTAAAAAATTAGATTTGCAAGGAGTGTTTAATGTGAGCAAATTATATTTTAGATACGGAGCTATGAACTGTGGTAAATCTACAAATTTGTTGCAGGTTGCATACAATTACGAAGAGAGGGGGATGAAGGTTTTAATTATTAAACCTAAAATAGATACTAAAGGAGCAGACAGGATTGTTTCAAGGCTTGGCATATCAAAAAGGTGGATATGTTAATATCTGAGGATGAAGATATTTACGCTTTAGTAGAAAATGAAGTTAAAATAAATGGTAAATTAGATTGCATACTTGTAGATGAGGTTCAATTTATGAAAAAACATCATATTGATGAACTCTTTAAGATAGCTGTAAAGAAAGATATACCTACAATATGTTATGGGCTTAGAACGGATTTTCTTATGAATGGCTTTGAAGGTAGTGAGCGACTTTTATTAATTGCTCATACTGTAGAAGAATTAAAAACTATTTGTGCTTGTGGCAAAAAAGCATTGGTAAATGGAAGAAAAATAAATAATAAATTTGTTTTCCAGGGAAGTCAGATAGCAATAGATAAAGAGCAAGAGGTTGAATATGAAGCCCTTTGTCCTAAGTGCTATATTCAGTATAAAGAGGAGTTTATAAAAGGTAACAAGTAAAATGAAATTATAGGGGTTTTATAATATATATTATTTATAAGAAGGTGGTGTTGTTATGTCAGAAGCTAAAACTACAGTTGGGGGTCAAGCTGTAATTGAGGGAGTTATGATGAGGGGAAAAAATGCGTTGCAACTTCAATTAGAAAATCTAACGGTGAAATTATAACAGATAGAAAGAATATTGTTTCATTAACGAAGAAAAATAAAATATTAGCCTTACCTTTAATTAGGGGGTTCATAGTTCTTATTGAATCTTTGATAATAGGAATTAAAACTTTAAATTATTCAGCATCATTTTTTGAAGATGAGGATGAAAAAGATGAACCTTCAAAAATAGATAAATTATTTGAAAAAATATTCAAGGATAAGACTAATGACGTTATGCTAGGAATTTCTCTCATTATTTCAATTTTATTAGCAACAGCTTTGTTTTTTGTACTTCCAACAATTATAGCAAGCTTCTTTAGAAAAAGTATTTCCGATAAAAGCATAGTTTTAAATATACTAGAGGGTATTGTGAGAATAGTTATCTTTATTTTATATGTTTATTTCATAGGCAAAATGGAAGATATCAGTAAGGTGTATGAATACCACGGTGCTGAACATAAAAGTATTTTTTGCTATGAAAGTGGAGAAGAGTTAACACCAGAAAATGCACAAAAATTTACTAGGTTTCATCCAAGATGTGGAACAAACTTT is part of the Haloimpatiens sp. FM7315 genome and harbors:
- the rpmE gene encoding 50S ribosomal protein L31, which gives rise to MKKDLQPTYHHDAVVKCACGNTFTTGSVKEELKVEICSKCHPFFTGKQKMIDAGGRVDKFLKKFNMTIEK